A window from Dehalobacter sp. DCA encodes these proteins:
- a CDS encoding FeoC-like transcriptional regulator gives MLINLLTEIADKQANSFSSLAKKLDLDPEMIKQMLNDLQRLGYLTADNVACVNEPCKGCGGCCSKGNGEAGAILWTLTAKGRILLESTNR, from the coding sequence ATGCTGATCAATTTGTTAACAGAAATTGCCGATAAACAAGCAAACTCCTTTTCTTCGCTGGCAAAAAAATTAGACCTCGATCCAGAGATGATCAAACAAATGCTGAATGACCTGCAAAGACTTGGATACCTGACTGCGGATAATGTAGCCTGCGTCAATGAACCATGTAAGGGGTGCGGGGGCTGCTGCAGCAAAGGAAACGGAGAAGCGGGAGCAATCTTGTGGACGCTCACGGCAAAGGGGAGGATACTTTTGGAATCCACGAACCGGTAA
- a CDS encoding LolA family protein — protein sequence MRLTRRYLALLLVLLLLCVGALSGCGGKEESAAQNEATSAPTETQTQTQTLPDDNEIVSGLIGKGQLVKEMAYDYVIVGGGASSESKVWLKDQKMKMEGTFNGPKMTFIFDKSKKEFITYTSGQNSAIKMTLSEYNGPDTTTPVDYVSGLVESKYTIGGTETVNGMECKVLTFTSEGSTVKEWISTEYGIVVKAQYEAGGEMTTMEFKNLQIGTGAVPAGTFDLPSGMEVVDINGMINLDSNK from the coding sequence ATGAGATTGACGCGACGGTATCTTGCGCTTTTGCTCGTTTTGCTGCTTCTTTGCGTTGGGGCTTTATCCGGCTGCGGCGGGAAAGAAGAATCAGCTGCCCAAAATGAAGCAACCTCGGCTCCGACAGAAACACAAACACAAACACAAACTTTACCTGATGATAATGAAATTGTATCCGGTCTGATCGGAAAAGGACAGCTGGTCAAAGAAATGGCCTATGATTATGTGATTGTTGGCGGCGGAGCATCTTCGGAAAGCAAAGTCTGGCTCAAGGATCAGAAAATGAAAATGGAGGGCACCTTTAACGGCCCAAAGATGACTTTTATTTTTGATAAGTCCAAGAAAGAGTTTATTACTTATACCTCGGGGCAAAACAGCGCCATAAAAATGACGTTAAGTGAATATAACGGTCCGGACACCACCACCCCTGTTGATTATGTCAGTGGTCTCGTTGAATCTAAGTATACAATAGGCGGGACTGAAACGGTCAACGGCATGGAGTGCAAAGTCCTTACTTTCACCAGTGAAGGATCAACTGTCAAGGAATGGATCAGCACCGAGTACGGCATTGTTGTGAAGGCCCAATATGAGGCAGGGGGCGAGATGACCACTATGGAATTCAAAAACCTGCAAATTGGAACAGGTGCCGTACCCGCTGGGACTTTCGACCTGCCGTCAGGAATGGAAGTGGTCGACATTAACGGCATGATAAATCTCGACAGCAATAAATAA
- a CDS encoding ZIP family metal transporter has product MIIITILLYGLIAGLVTGLGAVISISIKNITNKILSISLGFASGIMIGISALSLIPTSLDMSNSIICIAGFAAGALFLFLVDISMPHIHKVEADLSNYAKMGYFIALGITLHNLPEGIAIGATSEVSYHMGIMTALTIGLHNIAEGLCVAMPLCLANVRKSRVVLITTMTGMSTLLGTGLGMILGLISPLIIAFFLAFAAGAMIYISSDELIPKSHHSHSEYANVGIMLGFILALILS; this is encoded by the coding sequence GTGATTATTATTACGATTCTACTCTACGGGCTGATAGCGGGTCTGGTCACCGGGCTTGGCGCTGTCATCTCTATCTCAATAAAAAATATCACGAACAAGATACTTTCAATATCGCTCGGATTTGCGTCAGGAATCATGATCGGGATATCTGCCTTAAGTCTGATTCCGACCAGCCTGGACATGAGCAACAGTATCATTTGTATTGCCGGTTTTGCAGCAGGGGCTCTGTTCTTGTTTCTGGTGGATATTTCAATGCCGCACATTCACAAGGTTGAAGCGGATTTGAGTAACTATGCCAAGATGGGGTATTTTATCGCGCTCGGAATCACACTGCATAATCTGCCCGAAGGGATCGCGATCGGCGCGACCAGCGAAGTATCGTATCACATGGGTATCATGACAGCCTTGACAATCGGTCTGCATAATATTGCTGAAGGTCTTTGTGTGGCGATGCCGCTGTGTCTCGCCAACGTCCGGAAATCGAGGGTCGTCCTGATTACGACCATGACCGGTATGTCAACGCTGCTTGGTACCGGGCTGGGAATGATTCTTGGCCTGATCTCTCCGCTCATCATCGCTTTCTTTCTGGCGTTTGCGGCCGGAGCAATGATCTATATCAGCAGTGACGAACTGATTCCGAAAAGTCACCATTCCCACAGTGAGTATGCCAATGTCGGCATCATGCTCGGCTTTATCCTGGCATTAATCCTGTCGTAG
- the htpG gene encoding molecular chaperone HtpG produces MMNNNVETREFQTEITQLLDIVINSLYTEREIFLRELISNAADATEKLRYCRLTENEISESEQPLEISIETDEEKHTLTITDNGIGMTKEELIENLGTIAHSGSKEFIKQLTEVRKAGSGSNTDLSLIGQFGVGFYSAFMVAEKVTLYTRSFRPDSESWIWSSNGAGSYLIEPGDQSNYGTRIVLQLKENAYNFSKADEINRIIKQYSSFVPYPVKVNGEKVNTVEAIWTKNASEISEQEYTEFYKYIDNAFDEPFYRMHFSSDAPLSIKALLFVPGENYERLGFSKMERGVNLFCKKVLIQEKSEAIVPEWMRFVRGVIDSDDLPLNISRETLQDNALVAKLNKVVTGRFLKYLEEQAKDDPAKYNQFWEKFSRFIKEGAASDYAHKDALVKLLRFESNMTAEGELISLEGYVGRMREEQKAIYYVSGSNRKVIESGPYLEIFKDKGIEVLYTYEPIDDYILSGLPEFKEKKIVAAEQDSQDLPDLDAEQPSNAESDIPEDEVKVLLDWFKETLGDRVTEVRASKRLVDSPAVVLSSYGTHSMQKMMQIMNKDMEGIPAGILEINGRHPVIQGINELRKSGDAFAAAAAEQILENSQIAAGLIIDPRSMVSRLYNILERAVVKK; encoded by the coding sequence ATGATGAATAACAATGTTGAAACTAGGGAGTTTCAGACAGAAATCACCCAGCTGCTGGATATTGTTATTAATTCTCTCTATACGGAGCGAGAGATCTTCTTAAGAGAATTAATATCCAATGCAGCTGACGCTACGGAGAAACTGCGCTACTGCAGGCTCACCGAAAATGAGATAAGCGAATCCGAACAGCCGCTGGAAATTTCCATCGAAACGGATGAAGAAAAGCACACGCTTACCATTACCGATAATGGGATCGGAATGACCAAAGAAGAACTAATTGAAAATCTGGGTACGATCGCCCATTCAGGATCCAAGGAATTTATCAAACAGCTGACAGAGGTCAGAAAGGCCGGATCCGGAAGCAATACCGATTTAAGCCTGATTGGACAGTTCGGCGTCGGATTTTATTCGGCGTTTATGGTTGCGGAGAAAGTAACACTTTATACCCGCTCTTTCAGACCGGACTCTGAAAGCTGGATCTGGTCTTCAAACGGAGCAGGGAGCTATTTAATAGAACCGGGTGATCAAAGCAATTATGGGACCAGGATCGTTCTCCAGTTAAAAGAAAATGCCTATAATTTTAGCAAAGCTGACGAAATCAACAGGATTATCAAACAGTATTCGAGTTTTGTCCCTTATCCCGTGAAAGTTAACGGTGAAAAGGTCAATACCGTCGAAGCAATATGGACGAAAAACGCATCTGAAATCAGTGAGCAAGAATATACGGAATTCTATAAATATATTGACAATGCTTTTGACGAGCCATTTTACAGAATGCACTTTTCCTCCGATGCGCCCCTTTCCATTAAAGCACTGCTGTTTGTGCCCGGAGAAAATTATGAGCGGCTTGGCTTCAGTAAAATGGAGAGAGGCGTTAACCTATTCTGCAAAAAAGTCCTGATTCAGGAAAAATCTGAAGCCATCGTGCCGGAGTGGATGCGGTTTGTACGCGGCGTCATTGACAGTGATGACCTTCCCCTGAACATTTCCAGGGAGACCCTTCAGGACAATGCGCTTGTGGCCAAACTGAACAAGGTAGTCACCGGTAGATTTTTAAAGTATCTCGAAGAGCAAGCCAAAGATGATCCGGCCAAATACAATCAATTTTGGGAAAAATTCAGCAGGTTTATCAAAGAAGGAGCAGCCTCGGATTATGCCCACAAGGACGCACTGGTCAAGCTCCTGCGCTTTGAATCTAACATGACGGCTGAAGGTGAGCTGATTTCACTGGAAGGCTACGTCGGAAGAATGAGAGAGGAACAAAAAGCGATCTATTATGTCAGCGGCTCCAATCGTAAAGTGATTGAATCCGGGCCGTATCTTGAGATCTTTAAGGACAAGGGCATTGAAGTGCTCTATACGTATGAACCGATTGATGACTACATCTTAAGCGGGCTTCCTGAGTTCAAAGAGAAGAAGATTGTTGCGGCCGAACAGGACAGTCAGGATCTGCCGGATTTAGATGCTGAGCAGCCCAGTAATGCCGAAAGTGATATTCCCGAGGATGAAGTGAAGGTCTTATTGGATTGGTTCAAAGAAACACTTGGGGACAGGGTAACCGAGGTGCGTGCTTCCAAACGTCTCGTGGACAGTCCCGCCGTTGTGCTCAGCTCATACGGAACGCATAGCATGCAGAAAATGATGCAAATCATGAACAAGGATATGGAAGGTATCCCAGCGGGGATTTTGGAGATTAACGGCCGGCATCCGGTCATTCAGGGAATCAATGAGCTGCGCAAGTCGGGCGACGCATTTGCTGCGGCAGCGGCGGAACAGATTCTGGAAAACTCGCAGATTGCCGCCGGGCTGATCATCGATCCCAGGAGTATGGTTAGCAGACTCTACAACATCCTGGAAAGAGCGGTTGTGAAGAAATAA